The Aminivibrio sp. genomic sequence GATGGTCCGGGCGAACGGACCTCCGTCGGCCGCAGCCTTGTCGAAAGCCACAATCCTTCCGAAACCTGCATGTTTCAGCCCTTTCGACATGTAGTAGCCCACTTCTCCGAAGCCGAGAAAACCAAGAGTTACAGCCATCAGTCATCTCCCCTTTCGGAATTTCTACTCGACGAAGGTGGGGAGAAATTCCTTCTCCAGCTCCCTGAATTCCGGCACCCCCACGAGGTCCTTGAATTCATTGAAGGAGAAGACAAGATCCTTTCTCTCGGGAGCGAGGCGGCCTCCCTTGATGGCCTCGAGGTAATTGAGCACTCCCCGGGCTGCCGCGAAGGTCGTACCGACCGGGATGCTGATGCGGGCCACTCCCATGGCCGCCAGTTCTTCCACGGACAGGAGGGGTGTCTTGCCGCCCTCGATGTTGTCGAAGAGGTTGATGCTCACCAGTCCCTTGATACCCTTGACCGCCTTCTCGATCTCCTCCGCCGTGCGGGGAGCCTCCACGAAGATCATGTCCGCCCCGGCTTCGATATAGGCGTTTCCCCTGCGGATGGCCTCGTCGACACCGGAAACGGCGATGGCGTCTGTCCTGGCGTTGATGATGAAATCGGGGTCGAGCTGATCCCGGACCTTCGCGCAGGCCCTCACCTTGAGCACCATTTCCTCCAGGGGAATGACTGTTTTTCCCTCGATGTGACCGCACCGTTTGGGGAAAACCTGGTCCTCGATATTCATCCCCGCGGCACCTGCCTTGATGAACTTTTCAGTGACCCGCATGGCGTTGATGGCATTGCCGTATCCAGTATCCGCGTCGGCCATGACAGGTATATTGACGGCATCCACGATATTACGGGTAAATTCGAGAACTTCGGTAAAGGAGATGAACGCCATGTCGGGAAGTCCGAGGAGGGAGGCCGCAAGACCGAAACCGCTCACCTGGACAGCCTTGAAGCCGGTTTTTTCGATGAGTTTTGCGGAGATGGCGTCATGGGCGCCGGGCACCGGGACTGCTTTTCGTTCCTGAAGCATCTGGCGAAGCACTGCGGATTTTTTCATGATCTGCCTCCGTTGAATGGGGATAGAAAATGCTTCCATATGTTGGAAGCTCATTTCATATTGTGGTAAAATCATATTACACCGTGAACCTGTTTTGTCAATGCAAATTATTTTCCTGCCGGGGGGCTGAAGAGGATCATGAAGGGGAAAGCGAAAGAGGACGGGGCGTCGGCCCTGAAAAAAGGACTGTCGGTTCTTTCCTGTTTTTCCTGGCAGAAAAGCAGGAGGACCCTGACGGAAATCGCCCGGGAGCTGAACCTTCCCCTGTCCACAGCCGCGCGCCTGACGCGGGCTCTCGAGGAGGAGGGCTTTCTGGAACGGGATAAAAAAAACAAGCTGTTCAGTCTCGGCTTTCAGTGCTATCTCCTGGGGGCGATAGCGAAAAAAACGGGCGAGCTGAGAACCATGGCCCTCCCGTACATGGAAGATCTCAGGAAAAAATTCAACGAAACGGTAAATCTCTATGTCCGGGAGGGAGATTCCCGGGTGTGCCTGGAACAGGTGGAGAGTACCCTGAACCTGAAGCGGTCGGCAAAGCTCGGGGACCGTTTCCCTCTCTGGGCCGGAGCCTCCGGCCGCTGTTTTCTCGCGTTCATGGCCGAAGAAGAGGTGTACCGGATTCTGGACGAGGCGGAATCCCTGACGCCGAACACGATTCTAGACAGGAAGGTGGTCCTGGAGAAAAACAGCGAACTCAGGAGGCGGGGATACAGCCTGAGCTTTTCGGAACGGGAGCAGGGGGTATCGTCGGTGGCGGTCCCTATTTTTGACGCGTCCCCGCAGCCTGCCGCGTGCATGACCCTTTCGGGCCCGACGGCCCGTTTCACGGAAGAAATGATCCGGGAGCTCATTCCCGCTCTGAAGAGGACATGCCTGGAACTCTCCCTGAGACTCGGGGCTGAACACCGGTCCGTTTCGTTTCTGGAAACGGACGTGTAGGGGGGGACCGTCTCTCCGGGACCGTTCATGACCAGTTGGGTAGGAAGCTGACCCCCATGGCTCCGGTGTCCGTTTTCTGAACAACGAAAGATCCCGCGTATTCCCGGGAACTGTCCGGGTACTCCTCGCGGCAGAATGCCCCCCTGGTTTCCTTCCGATAAAGGCTGCACTCCACCAGCATCCGTGCCGTCAAAACCATGGACCGGAGGGCGAAATACCGGGCAGGGTCTTCTGCGTTTCCCGCCCCTCCCGCCTCGAGCTCCCGTGAGACCTCATCAATTTCCCCGGCAGCCTTTTTCAGGGAGACCTCGCTGCGGACAATGGAGGCAAAGCTCCACATGGCCTCCCGGAGCCCCGCCGCCAGGCCGGGAAGAGACACGGCCATCCCCCGGTCCGGCACCTCTCCGGGCATGCCGGACAAAGGAAGAGGGGGCTGCTTTTTGAAATACTCCGCAGCCGATTTCCCTGCGATATTGCCGAATACTGCCGCTTCGGCCAGGGCGACGCCGGCGAGGCGGTTCGCCCCGTGAAGTCCTCCCGCTGCCTCGCCGCAGGCAAAAAGCCCCTCCACGGAAGTGGCGCACGCCCTGTCGATCACGACGCCCCCCAGGTAGAAATGGGCCGAGGGCGCGATCTGGAGCAGGTCTTTCTCCAGGCTCAGGCCATACCTTGAGAGAATGGCCGAAAGCTCGCCGTACCTGAGCTTCAGCACCTCTCCGGGAATTCCGGAGCAGTCCGCGAAAACATACCGGGGATTTCCCCTTCCTTCGTCGATCTCCCGCTTCACCGCCCTGGCCATGAGATCCCTGGTGGCATGATTGCCCTTCGGGCTGTAGCGGAAGAGAAACTCTTCGCCGTCAACATTCCGGAGCACTGCGCCGTCGCCGAAGAGGGGGTTTGAAATGGGGATTCTGGCCGGTTCGTACATCATGGTGGGGTAAAACTGCACCATTTCCATGTCCCGGAGCGCGGCCCCCGCCTCGTAGGCCAGGCCGAAGGAATCGCAGGACACATCCGCCGTGTTGTTGTTCATGGAATAGAGCCCCGCCCCCCCGCCGGCAGCCAGGATGACGACTCCCGTTCGGAAGTGAAGAACCTCTCCCGAGCGCCTGTCCCATGCCAGAAGCCCGCAGACGGAATTTTGACGGGTGAGGATCCTGAGGGCCGCGGTATCGTTCATGACGGCCACCCCGAGCTTCTCCGCCCTGTCAACGAGAGGGAGCGTCAGCGCGAGGCCCCGGTTCATATAGGGGTACTCCCGGTATTCTGACGGAAACAGGCGGGGAACGCTGTGTCCCGGAGGCTGCTTCACCATTGGAATCCCCCCCGGTTCCTTGAATGCCGCGCCGTATTCCTTCAGCATGCCGACCGCGGCAGCCGATTCTTTCGCAAAGGTGCGGCAAAGCCGGGGGTCGTTTATTCCACACCCTGAGGAAAGGAGATCCCGCTCCAGCAGGCCCGCGGAATCTCCTGATTTCGCGCCGGTATTCAGCACTGAAAGGGCGGCGCCGGAGACGAGGGTATTGCCGCTCTTCCCCGCCCTGCTTTTGCAGACCAGGAGAACGCCGAGCCCCCTGTTTGCCGACTCGATGGCGGCGACAAGCCCGGCCAGACCTCCGCCGACGACGACCACATCGTAATTTCCGGTTTTCATAAAGAGAAAATCAGCTCCTGTCTAAAGATCCACTTCCTTCGAATCGAACACGCGAACCCGAACCGGGCCGTCCAGCATATCCTCCCTGGCCTCCCTGGCCTCGCGGATATGGTCCGTCTTCAGGTGGGCCCGCAGGTCGTCCAGGCTCTCCCACTCCTCGAAATACATCATGGTGACGTCGTCATCGCTGCTTTTGAAGAGGGTATAGCTGATGTTCCCCTTTTCCTGTCTCGTGAGCTCGATGGCCTTGCGGGAAATCTCCGCTATGGCATCTCTCATTCCGGGTTTTGCAGTAAAAGATGCTGAAACGATAATCACGACTCCTCCACCTCCGAAAGGGATATTTTCGCGGACGGGCATGAATTCCGAACGGATGCCCCATGCTGCCCCGCTGACTTATTATACCCCTCCCGGAGAGGAGATGAATACAGTGAAGAATCAAATATTTACCATACTATGAAGTGATTTTAATTTTTCGCTGTTAATGGCAAGGCGAGCCCGGATCCAGAAAAGCAAGAACGAAAAGAGGGGGTGAAAGCATCCCGGGGAAGATGATGCCTGGCCGTTTTGACGAACTCCCCGAGTTCCGGGTGAAGCAGGGGCTCCCCTATGCCGTTGAGGATGAGCGTGTCCAGGGTCGGGAACGCGGGAACCCGTCACGGCTGTTCCGCCGCCTCGAAGCCGAACC encodes the following:
- a CDS encoding oxaloacetate decarboxylase yields the protein MKKSAVLRQMLQERKAVPVPGAHDAISAKLIEKTGFKAVQVSGFGLAASLLGLPDMAFISFTEVLEFTRNIVDAVNIPVMADADTGYGNAINAMRVTEKFIKAGAAGMNIEDQVFPKRCGHIEGKTVIPLEEMVLKVRACAKVRDQLDPDFIINARTDAIAVSGVDEAIRRGNAYIEAGADMIFVEAPRTAEEIEKAVKGIKGLVSINLFDNIEGGKTPLLSVEELAAMGVARISIPVGTTFAAARGVLNYLEAIKGGRLAPERKDLVFSFNEFKDLVGVPEFRELEKEFLPTFVE
- a CDS encoding IclR family transcriptional regulator is translated as MKGKAKEDGASALKKGLSVLSCFSWQKSRRTLTEIARELNLPLSTAARLTRALEEEGFLERDKKNKLFSLGFQCYLLGAIAKKTGELRTMALPYMEDLRKKFNETVNLYVREGDSRVCLEQVESTLNLKRSAKLGDRFPLWAGASGRCFLAFMAEEEVYRILDEAESLTPNTILDRKVVLEKNSELRRRGYSLSFSEREQGVSSVAVPIFDASPQPAACMTLSGPTARFTEEMIRELIPALKRTCLELSLRLGAEHRSVSFLETDV
- a CDS encoding FAD-dependent oxidoreductase, with translation MKTGNYDVVVVGGGLAGLVAAIESANRGLGVLLVCKSRAGKSGNTLVSGAALSVLNTGAKSGDSAGLLERDLLSSGCGINDPRLCRTFAKESAAAVGMLKEYGAAFKEPGGIPMVKQPPGHSVPRLFPSEYREYPYMNRGLALTLPLVDRAEKLGVAVMNDTAALRILTRQNSVCGLLAWDRRSGEVLHFRTGVVILAAGGGAGLYSMNNNTADVSCDSFGLAYEAGAALRDMEMVQFYPTMMYEPARIPISNPLFGDGAVLRNVDGEEFLFRYSPKGNHATRDLMARAVKREIDEGRGNPRYVFADCSGIPGEVLKLRYGELSAILSRYGLSLEKDLLQIAPSAHFYLGGVVIDRACATSVEGLFACGEAAGGLHGANRLAGVALAEAAVFGNIAGKSAAEYFKKQPPLPLSGMPGEVPDRGMAVSLPGLAAGLREAMWSFASIVRSEVSLKKAAGEIDEVSRELEAGGAGNAEDPARYFALRSMVLTARMLVECSLYRKETRGAFCREEYPDSSREYAGSFVVQKTDTGAMGVSFLPNWS
- a CDS encoding putative quinol monooxygenase, with translation MIIVSASFTAKPGMRDAIAEISRKAIELTRQEKGNISYTLFKSSDDDVTMMYFEEWESLDDLRAHLKTDHIREAREAREDMLDGPVRVRVFDSKEVDL